In Dermacentor variabilis isolate Ectoservices chromosome 11, ASM5094787v1, whole genome shotgun sequence, one genomic interval encodes:
- the LOC142563524 gene encoding uncharacterized protein LOC142563524, which produces MAAAASFLRGYDPDAMAWTTVSTSEDQNSAPIPTFRHQSLNEAVARRSLVQAKTAASIAASASGTPAGKTQPPASRAAGSKRKALTKWKPRPFPKPGPDDFVVVLKPREHVSLHQAFSENRYGAAITAYLGPEVARSVTVLPSREQNLILIHTPNPAAADRLLGDFSINTDRGPIPLHGYLRQDGGDICHGVIAVSNSDTTESLREQVQWRAGTIVEVRKFGSSNKARVTFAGREKPRFVHYENMLIPVQTYYRTIPACGLCGAVGHRADACPNTQQNTCGLCGQQAPLVEGVRAPHECVPRCSVCGGGHATNSRECAAKFRTHKMAAPKGGTKRKMAAKNKSRHLGLPGESPSRDDSNTEKPAPRSSTGGAGTRPPTQPPPHGDTGKLSTSPPRGEARAWANAVKHGTQVSGTGRAASSSPTSSPPAARSAEQAKIAALEGQIEMLLKKITLLESQSKQPTTPPSTPATEAMESEPAAPNAALSVEAALEARLEARIDARFNTLESQISAAITSAIAKITESIPTIVAQHIAQSSRGVRRTGGLIKDVSGRCPKTSRRTIEIEVEDNDSCSLSGLEDAPLPASAGSGAASLQSVFPFNDHGGQPSN; this is translated from the coding sequence ATGGCGGCTGCCGCGTCATTCCTGAGGGGTTACGATCCCGACGCCATGGCCTGGACGACGGTTTCAACATCAGAAGATCAAAATTCCGCTCCTATTCCGACATTTCGGCACCAATCTCTCAATGAAGCGGTCGCGCGTCGCTCGCTCGTTCAAGCCAAGACGGCGGCGTCCATCGCCGCTTCAGCCTCCGGCACACCGGCCGGCAAGACGCAGCCTCCCGCTTCGCGCGCTGCGGGAAGCAAACGCAAGGCCCTTACCAAATGGAAGCCTCGGCCATTTCCAAAACCGGGCCCTGACGACTTCGTGGTCGTGCTCAAGCCACGCGAACATGTGTCGCTGCATCAAGCCTTCTCGGAGAACCGCTACGGTGCCGCCATTACGGCCTACCTCGGGCCTGAGGTGGCAAGGTCTGTTACGGTTCTGCCGTCCCGTGAACAAAACCTGATATTGATCCACACCCCGAACCCGGCAGCGGCAGATCGGCTCCTCGGGGACTTCTCAATCAACACCGACCGTGGGCCGATTCCGCTCCACGGATACCTTAGGCAAGACGGAGGCGATATCTGCCACGGCGTCATCGCCGTCAGCAACTCTGACACCACTGAATCGCTTCGAGAGCAGGTGCAATGGAGAGCAGGCACCATTGTCGAGGTGAGGAAATTCGGCTCCTCTAACAAAGCTCGGGTAACCTTCGCCGGGAGGGAGAAACCGCGTTTTGTGCACTATGAGAACATGCTCATCCCAGTGCAAACCTACTACCGGACAATCCCGGCCTGCGGCCTGTGTGGGGCTGTCGGCCACCGAGCGGATGCTTGTCCCAACACGCAGCAGAACACGTGCGGACTCTGCGGGCAACAAGCCCCGCTTGTGGAGGGGGTGCGGGCCCCTCACGAGTGTGTTCCACGGTGCTCTGTTTGTGGCGGCGGACACGCCACAAACTCACGTGAGTGTGCGGCAAAATTCCGCACACACAAGATGGCCGCCCCGAAGggcgggacaaagaggaaaatggCGGCCAAGAACAAGAGCCGCCATCTTGGCCTCCCCGGTGAGTCACCGAGCCGGGACGACAGCAACACCGAGAAGCCGGCACCGAGAAGCTCTACCGGAGGAGCCGGCACGCGACCGCCGACGCAGCCGCCACCACACGGCGACACTGGAAAACTGTCGACGTCGCCACCACGAGGCGAGGCCAGGGCCTGGGCCAACGCCGTGAAACACGGAACGCAGGTGAGCGGTACGGGCAGGGCTGCCTCCTCTTCCCCTACCTCCTCCCCCCCTGCGGCACGCAGTGCCGAGCAAGCCAAGATTGCAGCTCTCGAGGGCCAAATTGAGATGCTGCTCAAAAAAATTACGCTCCTGGAATCGCAGTCAAAACAGCCTACCACTCCCCCCTCTACCCCCGCAACTGAGGCTATGGAGAGTGAGCCCGCGGCACCGAATGCAGCACTGAGCGTGGAAGCTGCACTTGAGGCCCGTCTAGAGGCCCGCATAGATGCCCGTTTCAACACCCTAGAAAGTCAAATTTCCGCGGCAATCACCTCCGCCATCGCCAAAATAACTGAAAGCATACCGACAATCGTCGCACAGCACATCGCTCAATCCTCGCGTGGCGTCCGACGAACCGGCGGTCTTATAAAAGACGTGTCTGGCCGCTGTCCGAAAACGTCGCGACGCACCATTGAAATTGAAGTAGAAGACAATGACAGCTGCTCGCTCTCCGGACTGGAGGATGCTCCCCTCCCCGCGAGTGCTGGCTCCGGAGCAGCGTCCCTTCAATCGGTCTTTCCCTTCAATGACCATGGCGGACAGCCCTCAAATTAA